The genome window ATAACGACGGTACGGAAAGGACAAGTGCAGTTAAAGTTCCCCCGAGGGCCGCCGCTGAGCTGAGGAAGGATGGGACAGATACGTGAGCTGCCTCGACTAATGAAaggttcctcctcctctgaaattTTCCAGCGGCCTTCCTCTCCATACAAACCATAACTTTCATGCACTTCAGAGCGGTGATTCCTGCTCATACGAATAACAGCTAacttatttttattgattttttgtttgtttgtttgtttttgtctttagtattttgcattttttaacCTCAGCTTTGAAGACGCTGCCATGCAAATAAAGACCATGTTATCAGTTGATATGTAACTGATACTTTCCCACGTACATGATTGTAATTTAAATACACCCACAAAATGTTTgccttgttaaaaaaaaaaaggtccgtcacaattaaaaaaaaaaagttttattttCCGGTGACTTTTCCACCCGAATGTCACTTTCAGCGTAAGGTTTTGCCCAATGAGTTTTTGTCTTTCCACTTCGCGGCCACAACAGCGTTGCCAACGATGAGGCGAAGTCCTTAGGCTAGTGTCTCGCTCACTTCCTTGGAGGGAGCGCGGAGGCGTGAGGGTGTGGGGCAGGTGATGGGGCAGGTGGGGGCAGGCAGCGTACTACCGCCCGCTGTATACAGACAGGTGGAGAGGGACCAACAAGAACGCCACATCTGAGTTTACACGACTCGTCGTGTCTCTGCTTCGTTATGCGCTTATGAACGATCTATCTACCAGCTTCCTCAGgcagaggatggaagaaaaagagaaagaggtggagaggggagggaacgggaagagaaggtaaaggaacgGAGGGGGCGGTTTATTCAGGtgttctctccttccactctcacGCCTTGCTGTTGTTGCGCCATTACCTCCTGACAGGCGGGCAGCAGCTGAGTGAAAACACAGACAGGTGGAAACGTGTGACCAAGCAAATGGGAACAGGTAATGTTAGTTTGCCATTCGGGTAGTGTGAATACCACCTGGTCCCTCCGCTAAGGTGACCCCAGCTCAAGTATAGCCACCACCTGTGTTGTGGCACGCGTCGGGCCGGGAACAGGATGGCCTCGCCACCATCTGTCCCAGCTGCGACCCAAGAACCCGGCGACAGAAGGCCACTGTGCCTCGCGTCGGCATCAGCTGCATGGCTCCGCGCTGCCTCCGGAAGAACAATGGGGAGCAAAAAACAACATTAGCTGGTTTTGATGCAAATAAGAGCTTTGCAACCGCACGTGACGGCCAGCGCCTCGCCCTGACTTCCCTCGCCGCCGAGGACGAGATGACATAATCCCGCCAAGAAATGTCTCCTGGATCCTCAGAGTGAGGCGGgccccgtccccctccccctccgcggcacccttgccctgccctgtccCAGAGGTGAACGAGCCTGCCCATGTTACGACGTATTGCCTCAGCCGTAACGAAAAACTAATGACTGTTtctcggggccgcgggagtgacGAACGGGCCGGATCTGCGGCGGTGAGCAACAGCTGCATCTGAAATCATTCATGGAACATTTGGCGTCTTAAAGTGCAAGTCGGCATCGCAAGGTGAGTCTGGGGACCACGTGCGTGGAGGCCAGGTGGTGGCCGGTCCCGAGACGGCTTGATACGAGGCCCCTCATTGGACCCCGCCACTCCCTCCCATAGTGACGTTCGTGGGAAAAACAGCGCCGATTGGTGCATCTCGGGTCCTTACACAAACGTTTGCGCGGGCGAGAATTTTCACAATGCTTCATGCCTTTCCGCCAGCGGAAAGTGTGAACGTTGCTATTGACTAACAGGGAATTGCCACGTTACCTCCCGTATTCCTTAGTTCCCTAACCAAACAAACCTTCCCCGAGGAGATCTGAGCCTCGAGGGTCACGCCGTGACACAGGGGCTGCCAGCACACACCCTCAGACCAGCTGCTGGAGTGTTGTCATGCGGCGTCCGCTTCACACGAGGTCGAGCACAGGGAGTGAGCGAACGTGAACCGTCGACAGATGAGGCCAGCCAGCCACGTGGTTCTCGTCCTCATAAGTCtaggcggcagggagggaggagtcaGTCGTGATCAAGAAGTGGGATGGTAAACACGTCGCTGGTCCTCAACGAGCCCCCACTTAGCCACTGTCTTGCCCTGTTTGACTTGTTTGTGACAGAAGTGACAGCCGCCGCTCAGTGACACTACCAAGCCGTCCCCTCTCATTGCTCCCTCAGTGACTCTGTGCCCCAGTGAAGTCCCCCTCAGCTACCACTGCTGACGCTGGAGACTGACACTCAGAAGCTCTCACTTGGCTGAAGGAGTAAACGAAAGACACAACCAACACGATGATGAGTCCTGCTCGTGACGATGTGGGTGCCatgggtggaggcggtggcggcggcggcggtggaggaggtggaggcttcAGCGAGCGAGGCCGCCGCCCACACCGCCACCCCGGCAGCGCTGAGGTGGAGGCCGAGATGCGCCTCTACCTGGACAAGCTGAGAGAGATCGTACCGCACATCCCCAAAAATCGGAAGGTGACGCGCCTCGAACTCATCCAGCACGTCATCGACTACATCTGCGACCTCCAGCACGCCCTCGAGGACCACCCCGGCCTGAAGGACGAGCCCACCGCccgcctcctcacccctcccacgTCGCCCCACAGCCTCCCCTTCCACGGCACCTCGCCCACCCACGGCCTCGCCAACCCCACCATGCCCCACCAGTACCACACCCACAACCACCGCCGCCTGTCCCCAGTGTCCCCCCTCGGCGCCACCAGACAACCCCTGGGCGTCCTCTCCATGACCAATACCCTCCAGACCCCAacggtaagtctctctctctctctctctctctctctctctctctctctctctctctcttgatattacAGCCAGACCAAATATTTGCTCTCTCTGATTTGTTTTATTGGAAGCGCGACGTccaccccttcacacacacacacacacacacacacacacacacacacacacacacacacacacactttgataaTGTTGCGTCTACTCATTTTTTCACAATACCTGTTGATGTAACTTCTGATATTGGTCGTGTGTTTAATTAAAAAGACTggcgctgctctctctctctctctctctctctctctctctctcgtcaatttATGCACTTCAATTATGTTACATTCTTATTATTCAAATTAATCCTGTTCGCCTCTCATTAGCCCTTCATTAAGTCACCTAATCCCTCATTCACTTAGTCACTCATTAGCTCGGATATTTAAATTGCCCTTCCGAATCAGCACAATCaaatatctcttcttcctttcctgcgcGTCCAGTCCCTCCCTCACCGTTTTTTTCCCCCAATCTCCTTTTCCCACCAACTTCCCGTCTTTAACTTCCTTACTTCGTCTCAATCATGCACTAAGTCATTGCCACTGCTCCTTAACGTTACCTTGTTTTACtttactttgccttaccttaccttacctttccctttgcCTTCCACTGCCTTCCCTTGcttaccctttcctttcatcccgtTTCCATTAcattgtcccttcctttccttccctttccaaatGATTATCTCACTTTATATTACTTTACCATCCCATCGCCTCCCTTACTATCCTTCCTGCTCTTGTTTAttatcccttcccttgcctttcctttcccgctcttcctcttcctttctcattgcTTCTCTTACCTTAGATTACCTCACCATATCGTCATCACTTTCAATACATTCTTTACCcagatctttcctttccttcccttactctaccataccttcctttcccttaccataccttcttaccttcctttaccttacctgtctttccttcccttcccttactctaccataccttcctttcccacctcctcccttaaattactctttccttcccttcccttactctaccataccttcctttcccacctcctcccttaaattactctttccttcccttcccttactctaccataccttcctttcccacctcctcccttaaattactcttaccttcccttaccttacctgtctttccttcccttcccttactctaccataccttcctttcccacctcccCCCTTAATcgtaccttcccttaccttacctgtctttccttcccttcccttactctaaccttcttatcttccctttaccttacctgtctttcctttccttcccttactgtaccataccttcctttcccacctcctcccttaaattactcttaccttcccttaccttacctgcctttccttttttttcccttaccgtatttccctttcccttatctagCTTTACCTTAACTCCCTTGCTTTGCCTACCTTCCCgttcttcatattttcccttgccttactttaccttgctttcttttcccttccctctttatttttgcatttcccttcccttacattaccttaccttccttttctttatacccttcccttctttttcctttttttttgcatatttcccttccttgcccttcgcttcctttcccttacctgatTATACGTATACCATAACACCATAACATttcccttacctaacattaccttacctttcttttccttacacccttgccctccttttcctttttttgcataatataccccttcccttcccttcgcttcctttcccttacctaatTTCATGTACACCTAACACCATAAcatttcccttaccttacattaccttaccttccttttccttacacccttgccctccttttcctttttttgcataatataccccttcctttcccttcgcttcctttcccttacctaatTTCATGTACACCCTAACACCATAAcatttcccttaccttacattaccttaccttccttttccttacacccttgccctccttttccttcctttccctttttttgcataatataccccttcccttccctttgcttcccttcccttacctaacttcACGTATACCATAACACCCCATCATCACTTACCCAACACCTCTTACTCACGGCCATAACaaactcccccttcctcccactcctcctcccctcccgccccccatccccttccactgGCCTCCACTCTCCCCCGCCGGAATGTCTCAGTGGTGACACAACACAACCTCACggttatgcctctctctctctctctctctgctttatttcttttctattttttgttccaactgggtttttttcattattattcgcgttttttttttctcgttttggaGCAGTTCAAAGCAATATTGTCAGTgacgataatctctctctctctctctctctctctctctctctctctctctctctctctctctctctctctctctctctctctctctctctctctctctctctctctctctcactggcatGTAAGCTCCCACAAGAAATGTATTGGCGATCACGGAGGAAGGcccagcgacacacacacacacacacacacacacacacacacacacacacacacacacacacacatacgccgcATAAATCCCTCACTAAACTCCAATATACATTCCGCTAAAGAAAATCgcttaacaaaacacacacacgcatacatccctaccctaccctacccccctccccaaccacccacacgcacacgcagacgagaaaaaaatatatataaataaaaccatTTCGTGACCAACAAAAACGGACACGCGATTAAGACGGGAAAGGTCGCTTATCCTCTTAATAAAACTTTGGTGGGTAAAATATCctcctaatacacacacacacacacacacacacacacacacacacacacacacacacacacacacacaccctaaggcggaaagaggaggaatgacgGGGtggttttcattctctctcctttcttgcgCTGGACATCACGGCCTGAGTTACTCCAAggacgagggaggaaagggagggaacgagggaggaaagggaggcagtgtgtgtgtgtgtgtgtgtgtaatccctcCGGCCTGCCTCACCCTTATGGTATAGGTTTTAAGGGATAGAACGCGCGTggctgaagaagagaaaaaaaagtgacgagagaaagagggaaggcagGAATAATAGGTAGAAATGGAGGGTTATAAGAGAATGGGAGTAATGGGTGATGGATAGAAGGGAGGTTAAAGAAGGAGTGAcgagagaagaacaaaaacagtGCAAATGGATCGATGAAAGGAGatcggatagatagatagataaagagagagagagagagagagagagagagagagagagagtagcgggAAGAATGACGGGTCGAtgtgaggaaggggggaaagggagaatgaatgaatggagggaaggaaggaagtaaggacggAAGAagggcatcctcctcctcctcctcctcctcctcctcctcctccatgccgtGCCGGGGAGGTCTGCGTCTTAGGAAAGCTGGCGCTCAAGGGGACAGGCACGTGGGGATCTTGGGCGTGTacagcattacacacacacacacacacacacacacacacacacaccaccccccacGGTCCCTATTATTGGCTCAGGAACGCCTAGTCCCCATATACCcttcccgccacacacacacacacacacacacacacacacacacacacacacacacgtgcccgcAATCTGCCCCAGTGGCCGCCCCTCGCCTGACATTCAGCGGCGCCTACACACCACCTGCCTTCtgctcccgccgccgccgccgccacctccgcctCGCCGCCCCCGTCAGCTGTCCaacacccgccgccgccgccacccgtcACCCGCCCGcgcgtcctgtgtgtgtgtgtgtgtgtgtgtgtgtgtagcatctgTCACTTCCGTCGGCCTGTCCTCGGCTCGTGTTATCGCCGTCAATGTGTTCTGTTAATGTGTTCTCTcgcacctcgtcctcctcctcctcctcttccttcacttcctcctacttcttcctattccccctcccccccactgtCTACCTGTATTTAAGGTTTtctgtctactctctctctctctctctctctctctctctctctctctctctctctctctctctctctctctctctctctctctctctctctctctctctctctctctctgttctctccctctttttttc of Eriocheir sinensis breed Jianghai 21 chromosome 2, ASM2467909v1, whole genome shotgun sequence contains these proteins:
- the LOC127002148 gene encoding one cut domain family member 2-like, encoding MMSPARDDVGAMGGGGGGGGGGGGGGFSERGRRPHRHPGSAEVEAEMRLYLDKLREIVPHIPKNRKVTRLELIQHVIDYICDLQHALEDHPGLKDEPTARLLTPPTSPHSLPFHGTSPTHGLANPTMPHQYHTHNHRRLSPVSPLGATRQPLGVLSMTNTLQTPTTRRDVTKTTSRLNGSISHTLPGSS